Proteins encoded by one window of Dendropsophus ebraccatus isolate aDenEbr1 chromosome 4, aDenEbr1.pat, whole genome shotgun sequence:
- the LOC138788022 gene encoding vascular endothelial growth factor A-like isoform X1 translates to MDCMIGSSLVWLSILVHCILTPLSVSQTSQTQRLEGQAWMDIFNRSKCQPRWVLLNLLNELPQFSDFLFKPPCVSVLRCAGCCLDEAQSCFPLQSNIIRMQVQVHKTYSDPEYTEISVLQHTECECRPHGNITLKASRLTSTSGDKKAKKRRRKGKKGKGASKNARSICPPCGRRRTLNPKNCKCVCDLSEAKCNWRGLILNTERCRCEKPRS, encoded by the exons ATGGACTGCATGATTGGCAGCTCTCTCGTATGGCTTTCTATCCTCGTGCATTGTATCCTGACTCCG CTTTCAGTATCTCAGACTTCACAGACCCAGAGATTAGAAG GCCAGGCCTGGATGGATATATTTAACAGGAGTAAGTGCCAGCCTCGGTGGGTGCTTCTTAATCTGCTAAATGAGTTACCACAATTTTCCGACTTTCTCTTCAAACCGCCGTGTGTGTCAGTCCTGCGCTGTGCCGGCTGCTGCCTGGATGAAGCTCAGAGTTGCTTTCCCTTGCAATCGAATATTATCAGAATGCAG GTTCAAGTTCATAAAACCTATTCGGATCCAGAGTACACTGAAATCTCTGTTCTTCAACACACAGAGTGTGAATGCAG ACCTCATGGCAATATCACACTGAAGGCGAGCAG GCTCACTTCTACTTCAGGTGACAAAAAGGCAAAGAAAAGAAGGCGGAAAGGGAAAAAGGGGAAGGGAGCCTCTAAAAATGCCAG GTCTATTTGTCCACCATGTGGCCGGCGCAGAACTTTAAATCCTAAAAACTGCAAATGTGTCTGTGACTTAAGTGAAGCAAAATGTAACTGGCGAGGCCTGATACTGAATACAGAGCGCTGCAG GTGTGAGAAGCCAAGAAGCTGA
- the LOC138788022 gene encoding vascular endothelial growth factor A-like isoform X2, which produces MDCMIGSSLVWLSILVHCILTPLSVSQTSQTQRLEGQAWMDIFNRSKCQPRWVLLNLLNELPQFSDFLFKPPCVSVLRCAGCCLDEAQSCFPLQSNIIRMQVQVHKTYSDPEYTEISVLQHTECECRLTSTSGDKKAKKRRRKGKKGKGASKNARSICPPCGRRRTLNPKNCKCVCDLSEAKCNWRGLILNTERCRCEKPRS; this is translated from the exons ATGGACTGCATGATTGGCAGCTCTCTCGTATGGCTTTCTATCCTCGTGCATTGTATCCTGACTCCG CTTTCAGTATCTCAGACTTCACAGACCCAGAGATTAGAAG GCCAGGCCTGGATGGATATATTTAACAGGAGTAAGTGCCAGCCTCGGTGGGTGCTTCTTAATCTGCTAAATGAGTTACCACAATTTTCCGACTTTCTCTTCAAACCGCCGTGTGTGTCAGTCCTGCGCTGTGCCGGCTGCTGCCTGGATGAAGCTCAGAGTTGCTTTCCCTTGCAATCGAATATTATCAGAATGCAG GTTCAAGTTCATAAAACCTATTCGGATCCAGAGTACACTGAAATCTCTGTTCTTCAACACACAGAGTGTGAATGCAG GCTCACTTCTACTTCAGGTGACAAAAAGGCAAAGAAAAGAAGGCGGAAAGGGAAAAAGGGGAAGGGAGCCTCTAAAAATGCCAG GTCTATTTGTCCACCATGTGGCCGGCGCAGAACTTTAAATCCTAAAAACTGCAAATGTGTCTGTGACTTAAGTGAAGCAAAATGTAACTGGCGAGGCCTGATACTGAATACAGAGCGCTGCAG GTGTGAGAAGCCAAGAAGCTGA